From Chryseobacterium sp. H1D6B, a single genomic window includes:
- a CDS encoding DUF4133 domain-containing protein, producing MNTYHINKGIGRTVEFKGLKAQYLFIFAGGLLGILVFVMVMYMAGVSTYLCLTIGGASSAILIWQTFSLNRKYGEHGLMKIGAQKKHPKYIISRKCIYRYLKSNLQKVSA from the coding sequence ATGAATACCTATCATATCAACAAAGGAATCGGAAGAACGGTCGAGTTCAAAGGATTAAAAGCACAATACCTGTTCATTTTTGCAGGGGGATTATTGGGAATACTCGTATTCGTGATGGTCATGTACATGGCTGGCGTCAGTACCTATCTCTGTCTTACGATTGGCGGTGCGAGCAGCGCCATTCTCATCTGGCAGACCTTCTCGCTGAACAGAAAATACGGGGAGCATGGACTGATGAAGATAGGTGCTCAAAAAAAACATCCTAAATATATCATCAGCCGCAAGTGTATCTACCGCTATCTGAAAAGTAACCTTCAAAAAGTTTCAGCATGA
- a CDS encoding DUF4134 domain-containing protein, with protein sequence MEKQRKKLLLLGLNFIAVTGVFAQGNGTAGINEATQMVTSYFEPATQLIYAIGAVVGLIGGVKVYNKFSSGDPDTSKTAASWFGACIFLIVAATILRSFFL encoded by the coding sequence ATGGAAAAACAAAGAAAAAAACTGCTGCTATTAGGTCTGAACTTTATAGCAGTAACAGGTGTCTTTGCCCAAGGCAACGGAACCGCAGGAATCAACGAAGCGACCCAGATGGTGACCTCTTATTTTGAGCCTGCAACCCAGTTGATCTATGCGATCGGAGCAGTCGTTGGGCTGATTGGTGGGGTCAAGGTCTACAACAAGTTCAGCAGTGGTGATCCCGACACCAGTAAGACCGCTGCCAGCTGGTTTGGGGCGTGTATCTTTCTGATCGTTGCAGCCACGATCCTCCGTTCATTCTTTCTTTAA
- the mobA gene encoding conjugal transfer protein MobA, whose translation MNDHNGKPQKKTGRRPKADPANIRYTISFNEAEHSRFLELFDQSGMKVKAHFITSCIFARTIKTIKVDKGTVDFYMRLTSFHSQFRAVGINYNQIVKLLYHNFSEKKAAAFLYKLEKQTIEMVDIFKKIVLLTEEFEQKHLKNPE comes from the coding sequence ATGAATGATCATAATGGTAAACCACAGAAAAAGACAGGACGCCGCCCCAAGGCTGATCCTGCTAATATTCGATATACGATCTCTTTTAATGAAGCGGAACATTCCCGCTTTCTTGAACTTTTTGACCAGTCAGGTATGAAAGTGAAGGCTCATTTTATCACTTCGTGCATTTTTGCAAGAACGATCAAGACCATTAAAGTGGATAAGGGAACGGTGGATTTTTATATGCGGTTGACCTCATTTCACAGCCAGTTTCGGGCTGTTGGGATTAATTACAATCAAATCGTGAAACTGTTATACCATAATTTTTCTGAGAAAAAGGCGGCCGCTTTTCTCTATAAATTGGAAAAACAAACTATAGAAATGGTTGATATTTTCAAAAAGATCGTTCTGTTGACAGAAGAATTTGAGCAAAAACATTTGAAAAATCCAGAATAA
- a CDS encoding DUF3408 domain-containing protein has translation MENDKKNTEDNGIDEQYLMSIMAGSAKKELKNQELEPAGEKPMIRQKMKNKKSSEVSYVEQFLSHHSMNKRGDKSIYIRAEYHERLSRIIQTIADDQIPLYAYLDNILAHHFEMFEKEITDDFNNKYRPIF, from the coding sequence ATGGAAAATGATAAAAAAAACACCGAAGACAATGGTATCGATGAACAATACCTGATGTCCATTATGGCTGGTAGTGCCAAGAAGGAATTGAAGAACCAAGAATTGGAGCCCGCAGGTGAAAAGCCAATGATAAGGCAAAAAATGAAAAATAAAAAAAGCAGTGAGGTAAGCTATGTCGAGCAGTTTCTGAGCCATCATTCCATGAACAAGCGTGGTGATAAAAGCATTTACATCCGTGCAGAATATCATGAGCGGCTTTCACGGATCATCCAGACCATTGCGGATGATCAGATCCCTTTGTACGCCTATCTCGACAACATCCTGGCGCATCACTTTGAAATGTTTGAAAAAGAGATCACAGATGATTTCAACAATAAATACCGTCCCATCTTTTAA
- a CDS encoding ParA family protein — protein METKKQPLIIAFSTQKGGVGKSTFTTLIASILHYRMGYNVAVFDCDFPQYSLVQMRERDLKTVMQNEALKKMAHRQFTSLNKKAYPIFQSKADMVLEEMQDYTNNSETAPDIIFLDLPGTVNTAGILRTLASVHYIFSPITADRVVLESTLSFTDVLTNVLMKEKQTAIKSIQLFWNQVDGREKTLLYENYSKVIKDLGLQLMETSISDSKRFRKEGETVAKTVFRSSLLPADPKLMTFCRLDSFMEEFLRIVNL, from the coding sequence ATGGAAACAAAAAAACAACCACTCATCATTGCCTTTTCGACTCAGAAAGGAGGGGTAGGCAAAAGCACTTTCACAACATTGATCGCCAGTATCCTGCACTATCGGATGGGATATAACGTTGCGGTATTCGACTGTGATTTTCCGCAATACAGTTTAGTGCAAATGCGGGAACGGGACCTGAAGACCGTGATGCAAAATGAGGCACTGAAAAAAATGGCCCACAGGCAGTTTACAAGCCTTAATAAAAAAGCATATCCCATTTTTCAAAGTAAGGCTGATATGGTTCTTGAAGAAATGCAGGATTATACCAATAATTCAGAGACAGCACCCGATATTATTTTTTTGGATCTTCCCGGAACCGTCAATACCGCTGGTATTTTGCGAACGCTCGCCAGCGTGCACTATATCTTTTCTCCGATAACGGCAGACCGCGTTGTACTGGAAAGCACATTAAGTTTTACGGATGTGCTCACGAATGTCCTGATGAAAGAAAAACAGACTGCCATTAAAAGCATACAGCTCTTCTGGAATCAGGTAGACGGAAGGGAAAAGACGCTATTGTATGAAAATTACAGCAAGGTCATCAAAGATCTCGGACTTCAGCTTATGGAAACTTCCATAAGCGACAGCAAAAGATTCAGGAAGGAAGGGGAGACGGTTGCAAAGACGGTCTTCCGTTCAAGTTTGTTACCTGCAGATCCTAAATTGATGACCTTTTGCAGGCTCGACAGTTTTATGGAGGAGTTTTTAAGAATTGTCAATCTATAG